The following are encoded together in the Flavihumibacter fluvii genome:
- the tilS gene encoding tRNA lysidine(34) synthetase TilS codes for MHQLVQKFKQYTTLNDLFSAKNRLLVGVSGGIDSVVLCHLLKQNGFLFEVAHVNFQLRGPESDRDEAFVASMAHDMELPFHLMKADTEAFAADKRISIQVAARELRYQWFGQLIAERGKTDNPLHYILTAHHANDNAETILMNIFRGTGLTGLRGILPSRDLIRRPLLFAQRQDLLSFATSENIRWVEDSSNVMEKYTRNYVRNTIIPLIEKQYPSLVHTLNESAVQARQAELFLGNAMDACLKKLVEVSGREQQVPVARLLQLPGSGAVLYAWLKPFGFSAAQLPDAMALARSQTGHYIDSESHRLLRNRNWLIVTPREEKASGLLLIDKEAGNISFGNGQLAWETFPYEAQGIPVEPQMAWIDADKITYPLLLRPWKPGDYFYPLGMAKKKKVARFLIDNKLSRTEKDQIWVLESDHRIIWVVGQRMDDRFKIKQSTSRIFQVQVKNGL; via the coding sequence TTCAGCCAAAAATCGGCTATTGGTAGGGGTAAGTGGTGGTATTGATTCAGTGGTTCTTTGCCATTTGTTGAAACAAAATGGATTCCTCTTTGAAGTAGCCCATGTTAACTTTCAGTTAAGGGGACCGGAGAGTGATCGCGATGAGGCATTTGTAGCTTCCATGGCCCATGATATGGAACTACCCTTTCACCTGATGAAGGCCGATACAGAGGCTTTCGCAGCGGATAAAAGAATCTCTATCCAGGTAGCCGCCCGGGAACTGCGGTACCAGTGGTTTGGACAACTGATAGCTGAGCGCGGGAAAACGGATAACCCATTACATTATATATTAACTGCTCATCATGCGAATGACAATGCGGAAACCATTTTAATGAATATTTTTCGGGGAACAGGGTTAACCGGTTTAAGAGGTATTTTACCTTCCAGGGACTTAATCCGGCGACCTTTGCTATTTGCGCAGCGGCAGGACCTGTTGTCTTTTGCTACATCAGAAAATATCCGGTGGGTGGAAGACAGTTCAAATGTTATGGAAAAATATACCCGTAATTATGTCAGGAATACAATCATCCCGCTAATTGAAAAGCAATACCCTTCATTGGTACATACACTGAATGAATCCGCTGTGCAAGCCAGGCAGGCAGAATTATTCCTGGGCAATGCGATGGATGCCTGTCTAAAAAAGCTGGTTGAAGTTAGCGGGCGCGAACAACAGGTCCCTGTTGCACGGCTCCTGCAATTGCCCGGTTCAGGTGCTGTTTTGTATGCCTGGTTAAAACCATTTGGTTTTTCGGCTGCGCAATTGCCAGACGCCATGGCACTGGCCCGAAGCCAGACGGGCCATTATATTGATAGTGAATCACATCGCCTGCTTCGTAACCGAAACTGGTTAATAGTTACACCCCGGGAAGAAAAAGCTTCGGGATTATTACTCATTGATAAGGAAGCCGGAAATATTTCTTTTGGGAATGGCCAACTGGCCTGGGAAACTTTTCCATATGAAGCCCAGGGTATTCCTGTTGAGCCTCAAATGGCCTGGATTGATGCCGATAAAATCACATACCCCTTGCTGCTTCGCCCATGGAAACCCGGCGATTATTTTTATCCCCTTGGAATGGCTAAAAAGAAAAAAGTCGCCAGGTTTTTGATCGATAATAAATTATCCCGCACGGAAAAAGACCAGATTTGGGTCCTGGAATCAGATCACAGGATCATTTGGGTAGTTGGTCAGCGAATGGATGACCGTTTTAAAATTAAGCAATCTACTTCGCGGATATTTCAGGTCCAGGTTAAAAACGGGCTTTGA